The sequence below is a genomic window from Anopheles cruzii chromosome 3, idAnoCruzAS_RS32_06, whole genome shotgun sequence.
TTCGGCGTTTGGTGAATAGCAATGTACAAATACAAGGACCTCGCGAAACTGGGAACGACTTACTCCCGACGAATGAATTACTTATCGAACCGGATATTCGGTGAGGTCGCGAGACCGACGAATTCACAGTCGATGAAAGTGGTGAAGATGTTCAGCGAAGAGCCGATCCACCAGCGGGATTACGTCGTCAACTGGTACCCGCGGCACGTTGAAACCCATCTGCTGGCGATGAAGTTGCGCGAGTACGGTCTCTTCCGGGACGAGCATCAGGACTTCAAGGAAGAAATGAAACGGTTACGGGCTCTCCGTGGGAAGGCACCACCGAAGAAGGGTGAAGGCAAGCGTGCGAAGAAGTAATGGCCATACGATGTGCTGCCTTGTTTAGGGGTTAATTTTGTGCGGGGTGTAATTAATAAACAGTGGACATACATAAACATCTGTTACACATCCGT
It includes:
- the LOC128275302 gene encoding 28S ribosomal protein S33, mitochondrial → MYKYKDLAKLGTTYSRRMNYLSNRIFGEVARPTNSQSMKVVKMFSEEPIHQRDYVVNWYPRHVETHLLAMKLREYGLFRDEHQDFKEEMKRLRALRGKAPPKKGEGKRAKK